A part of Caretta caretta isolate rCarCar2 chromosome 1, rCarCar1.hap1, whole genome shotgun sequence genomic DNA contains:
- the LOC125644367 gene encoding olfactory receptor 51G2-like produces MSAVNDTKFQFTIFLLTGIPGKEDVYLWISIPFCLMYVISIVGNSVILFIIKTDPSLHEPMYIFLSMLSITDLGLSISTIPTILGMFLFNSREISLDACFAQLFFIHLLQSMESSFLLLMAFDRFIAICNPLRYASILTPWRLSKMGLLCVLRGIVVVLPLPFLLKRFQYCQTNILSHSYCVHQEVMNLACSDITVNNVYGLSTLLLTIGLDSLLIFLSYVMIFKTVLNVVSHVECLRALNTCVSHLCAVLLFYLPEIGLSVIHRFGNSSSQLLQFVLGYFYLLVPPLMNPIVYSVKSKQLRARIIRVFNN; encoded by the coding sequence ATGTCAGCTGTCAATGATACCAAGTTCCAATTTACAATTTTCCTTCTCACCGGAATAcctggaaaggaagatgtctaTCTCTGGATCTCTATCCCCTTCTGCTTAATGTATGTTATTTCAATAgtaggaaattcagtcattctgttcattataaaaacagatccaagcctccatgagcccatgtatattttcctttccatgttgtCTATCACAGACCTTGGCTTATCGATATCCACCATACCGACGATACTGGGCATGTTCTTGTTTAACTCTAGGGAGATCAGCCTTGATGCCTGTTTtgcccagctgttcttcatccacttGCTTCAAAGTATGGAATCCTCCTTCCTCTTGTTGATGGCCTTTGACCGCTTCAttgcaatctgtaacccactgagatATGCCTCCATCTTAACTCCATGGAGGTTATCCAAAATGGGACTGCTGTGTGTGCTAAGAGGGATAGTCGTAGTATTACCACTCCCTTTTCTGCTGAAACGGTTCCAATACTGTCAAACTAATATTCTCTCCCATTCCTACTGTGTACATCAGGAAGTCATGAACCTGGCTTGTTCGGATATCACAGTCAACAATGTCTATGGCTTGTCTACTCTACTCTTAACCATTGGGTTGGACTCATTGCTCATCTTCCTCTCTTATGTGATGATCTTCAAAACAGTGCTGAATGTCGTGTCCCATGTGGAGTGTCTCAGGGCCTTGAACACCTGCGTTTCCCACCTCTGTGCCGTCCTGCTCTTCTACCTACCAGAGATCGGCTTGTCTGTGATACACAGATTTGGGAATAGCTCTTCTCAGTTGCTTCAGTTTGTCCTGGGCTACTTCTATCTGCTGGTCCCACCCCTAATGAACCCCATTGTGTACAGCGTGAAAAGCAAACAACTTCGTGCAAGGATAATCAGGGTGTTCAACAACTGA